The window TGGGTATGGAGCAGGAAGAAAATACCCTTACGCTAACGCCTGCTCAGATTGATGATAGCCGGACCCTCAATCTTGATGAACTCCTCACTTTAGCATATGCGGCACGGCCTGATTTACGTGCGGCAGAGATTGCTATTGAAGAAGCTGGCAAGCGTCTGGGATGGGAACGCTCAAAAATTTTCAATTTTACTGCCGTTGCGGATTATAATGAGAGGGGTACAAGCGGCCCGGAATTCGGGCCGGGCTTCAGGTTTGAACTACCTGTCTTTAACCAGAATAATGGAAAGGTCGCACGTTCTCACGCGCAACTGGAGCTGGCAATAAGAGAGTACCTTGTTGTTAAACATGAAATAGCACTCAGGGTTCGTGAGGCCTATACAAATTATCGTGCTGCCCAGAAAGCATTGATGATACTGCGAACCAGGATATTGCGCATGGCGGCAACTGAAACACGCAAAGCTGAGAAACAGTATTCAATCGGAGAAATTTCCTATCTTGATTTTCTTGGATTCAAGCGTCGGCTTCTTGATTCACGCTTGAGAGATGCTGAATCAGAAGCTGAACTGCGCCGGTCATCGGCAGAACTCCGGCACAGTGTAGGTTTCAGGTTAGATAGTGCCTGAACGGCAACCCTGTGGTTGCAACGAACCGGTTTTAGTATAATTAAACTGTATGATCTACAACAGATCGCAATTTTCCCCTGCAAGGAGATATTTGTGTACAGAAGTACGTTTTCTCTCTTTTTTCTTTGTATTATCGTATGCTCCTGCAGCAGGAATGAACACCCCACAGGAGCGCCGAACACCCCGGCAAAGGTAAGTAAGGGCGTCAATGAGTCGCTGCTCACAACCGTTACCCTTACCCCGGAGGCAGAGCAGCGTCTGGGGATAGAGACTGCAGTGACAGAATATCGACAGGTGCAGGATACTTTGAGGCTCGGAGGAGAAACCATTGCACCCCCTGGTCATCAAGCCGTCATTTCCGCCCCGATGACCGGTACGATTTTCGGGATAAACAGTAATGTGCTGCTGCCTGCCGGATCCCGCGTTAAAAGGGGCCAGGCCGTCATGAACCTGCTGCTTCTCACGCCGGAGAAAGATCTTGCAGGCGCACGTGAAGCAGTTACCGTCAAACAGACTCAGCTGGAGGTTGCACAGGAGAAGGCCGTGCGCACAAAGCAGCTTTTACTCGATAAGGCGACCAGCGAGAAACTTTATACGGAGGCACAGGCAGAACTTGACAACGCAAGGGCATCTCTTACCGCAGCTGAGGCGCAGCTGGATCTCCTAAACGGCAAATGGTCTGAATCAGCACCGGAAGCTGTCTCCACGTTTGTGTTACGATCCCCTGTTGACGGAGTAATACAACACGTTCATGTTGCATCGGGTCAGACCGTTTCTCCGGCTACTCTCCTGTTCGAGGTTATCAGCCTCGATCCTCTCTGGGTACGCGTACCCGTTTATGTGGGAGACATGGCAGGGATAGACACTCAGATGGAAGCAGCCATTCATCCCCTGGGAAGTACGGGCAGCAAAACCCCTTGCATGGCAAAACCCGTAGATGGTCCCCTTCTGAGCGATCCAGCTACCGCATCGTCAGACCTCTTCTTTGAGATATCAAATCCCGGCCTCGTCTTTCGTTCGGGAGAGAGGGTAACCGTTTTACTGAAACTGCTGGGTTCAGGAGAAAGATTGGTTGTTCCCTGGTCTGCTGTACTCTATGACATCCATGGAGGAAACTGGGTTTATGTGAATACCTCACCGTACACATACGCAAGAAGGAGGGTTGAAATATCCAGCGTTATTGATGGTCTCGCTGTACTGACGAGGGGGCTTAAAAGAGGTGACGAGGTTGTTACTACGGGAGCAGCAGAGTTATTTGGAACAGAATTTTGGGTGGGCAAATGATAAAATGGCTGGTTTCAACTTCACTCCGTCTGCGTGTATCCATCGTTGCAGTAACCATAATATTGTTGATTGCCGGTTCGTACACGGTGAGCAAACAAAGTTCCATTGACGTATTC is drawn from Candidatus Scalindua sp. and contains these coding sequences:
- a CDS encoding efflux RND transporter periplasmic adaptor subunit, translated to MYRSTFSLFFLCIIVCSCSRNEHPTGAPNTPAKVSKGVNESLLTTVTLTPEAEQRLGIETAVTEYRQVQDTLRLGGETIAPPGHQAVISAPMTGTIFGINSNVLLPAGSRVKRGQAVMNLLLLTPEKDLAGAREAVTVKQTQLEVAQEKAVRTKQLLLDKATSEKLYTEAQAELDNARASLTAAEAQLDLLNGKWSESAPEAVSTFVLRSPVDGVIQHVHVASGQTVSPATLLFEVISLDPLWVRVPVYVGDMAGIDTQMEAAIHPLGSTGSKTPCMAKPVDGPLLSDPATASSDLFFEISNPGLVFRSGERVTVLLKLLGSGERLVVPWSAVLYDIHGGNWVYVNTSPYTYARRRVEISSVIDGLAVLTRGLKRGDEVVTTGAAELFGTEFWVGK